A genome region from Clostridium pasteurianum includes the following:
- a CDS encoding 4Fe-4S dicluster domain-containing protein, protein MMHITGREAYKRLEERINRFPQGAPPSKTLYKILSMLFTEKEAELVAMLPIKPFTVKTASSIWKMNEAQAENILQKLASKAILMDIDYDGKKEYCLPPPMIGFFEFSLMRTRDDVDQKTLSELYFQYLNVEEDFIKDLFLGTETRFGKVFVQEGVLSKQNELEIMDYDRASNVIKEARFITVSMCFCRHKMHHLGKDCYAPMETCLTFGNSAYTLSKHGYGRAIDSAEALDILNMAYDYNLVQCGENVRSGGVFLCNCCGCCCEGMQAIKKFGSLMPIQTTPFIPEIIEESCVGCGKCANVCPIDAMKVDPVTHKAKNDEEICLGCGVCVRNCPKKAIYLKNRAKQIITPANTTHRIVLQAIEKGKLQELIFDNKALFSHRAMAAVLAAILKLPPVKKAMASKQMKSVYLDKLLQDKK, encoded by the coding sequence ATTATGCATATTACAGGTAGAGAAGCCTATAAAAGGTTAGAAGAAAGAATTAATAGATTTCCTCAGGGTGCACCGCCATCTAAAACCTTGTATAAAATATTAAGTATGCTTTTTACAGAAAAGGAGGCAGAACTCGTAGCAATGCTGCCTATTAAACCTTTTACTGTAAAAACTGCAAGTAGTATTTGGAAGATGAATGAAGCTCAAGCAGAAAACATACTTCAAAAGCTGGCTTCAAAGGCAATTCTTATGGATATTGATTATGATGGAAAAAAGGAGTATTGTCTTCCACCTCCTATGATTGGATTTTTTGAATTTTCTCTTATGAGAACCAGAGATGATGTTGACCAAAAGACATTGTCGGAGCTTTATTTTCAATACCTGAATGTAGAGGAAGATTTTATTAAGGACTTATTTTTAGGAACTGAAACTAGGTTTGGAAAGGTTTTTGTACAGGAAGGGGTTCTCTCTAAACAAAATGAACTGGAGATAATGGACTATGATAGAGCCAGTAATGTAATAAAAGAAGCTAGATTTATTACGGTAAGTATGTGCTTTTGCAGGCACAAGATGCATCATTTAGGTAAGGACTGCTATGCACCTATGGAAACTTGCTTGACTTTTGGAAATAGTGCTTATACTTTAAGTAAACATGGATACGGCAGAGCTATAGATTCAGCAGAGGCCTTGGATATATTAAATATGGCATATGATTATAATTTAGTTCAGTGCGGAGAAAATGTTAGAAGCGGCGGTGTATTTCTTTGTAATTGTTGTGGATGCTGCTGCGAAGGTATGCAGGCTATTAAAAAGTTCGGTTCACTTATGCCTATTCAGACCACACCGTTTATCCCTGAGATTATAGAGGAAAGCTGTGTTGGTTGTGGCAAATGTGCTAATGTATGTCCAATAGATGCCATGAAGGTTGATCCTGTAACTCATAAAGCTAAAAATGATGAGGAAATATGTCTTGGTTGTGGCGTTTGTGTTAGAAATTGCCCTAAGAAGGCTATATACCTTAAGAATAGGGCAAAGCAGATAATAACACCAGCTAATACAACTCATAGAATTGTGCTTCAGGCCATTGAGAAGGGTAAACTCCAGGAACTTATTTTTGATAATAAGGCATTGTTCAGTCACAGAGCCATGGCAGCAGTTTTAGCCGCAATTTTAAAACTTCCGCCTGTAAAAAAGGCTATGGCAAGTAAGCAGATGAAGTCAGTATACTTAGATAAGCTGCTACAGGACAAGAAATAA
- a CDS encoding YczE/YyaS/YitT family protein — MKNCYRALIYCIGLVVLSLGIILNTKTGLGVSPIISIPYCISKIWKINLGNITAVVYILCVFGQMLLLGKKFRAFDLLQIPMSIVISQIINFFNDIITISSNNFIVNLILLIIAIMLTGIGVVMTVQMRFVPNAADGFTQAVSRRTGISLGLAKNIVDVSSVLITVTIGFLFTKQVIGIGLGTLIAVFGVGRSIALVNRLFKNKMLALVE; from the coding sequence ATGAAGAATTGTTATAGGGCATTAATATATTGCATTGGACTTGTAGTTCTTTCGCTGGGAATTATTTTAAATACAAAAACGGGTTTAGGGGTATCTCCAATTATTTCGATTCCATACTGTATTTCAAAGATATGGAAAATAAATTTGGGAAATATTACTGCAGTTGTATATATACTCTGTGTATTTGGTCAGATGCTGCTTTTAGGGAAAAAGTTTCGTGCTTTTGACTTGCTGCAAATTCCCATGAGTATTGTAATTAGCCAAATAATTAATTTTTTTAATGACATAATAACTATAAGCAGTAATAATTTCATAGTAAATTTGATTTTACTTATTATAGCAATTATGCTTACTGGAATTGGAGTGGTTATGACAGTTCAAATGAGATTTGTGCCAAATGCTGCAGATGGTTTTACTCAAGCAGTATCAAGGAGAACAGGTATAAGTCTTGGACTTGCAAAGAATATTGTAGATGTATCTAGTGTTTTAATTACCGTAACAATAGGTTTCTTATTTACTAAACAAGTTATAGGAATAGGTCTTGGAACATTAATTGCTGTTTTTGGGGTTGGGCGTTCTATTGCTTTGGTTAACAGACTATTTAAAAATAAAATGCTTGCTCTTGTAGAGTAA
- the tyrS gene encoding tyrosine--tRNA ligase, whose translation MNDIENEMKIIKKGADEIIDTKELKEKLMKAQSENRPLTVKLGLDPSAPDIHLGHAVVLRKMKQLQDLGHKIVIIIGDFTGMIGDPTGKSKTRKQLTREQVLENAKTYRKQIFKILDEDKTDLRFNSEWLAKLNFKDVIELASKYTVARMLEREDFKKRFKNQESIGIHEFFYPLMQAYDSLAIKADIEFGGTDQRFNLLMGRSLQEEYGQEKQIAIFMPLLEGIDGKDKMSKSLGNYIGIEEKPQDMYVKVMQVPDNLIIKYFELCTDIHPDVIDEIKDKLQKDEVNPRDIKMRLAREIVKLYHDEKKSEEAEMYFKNLFQENKVPHNISEIKITSNDNLIDAIVKFDSKISKSEARRLISQGGVKVNENKITDFNKCVLKSNDVIKIGKKKIVRILIK comes from the coding sequence ATGAATGATATTGAAAATGAAATGAAAATAATAAAAAAGGGTGCAGATGAAATAATAGACACTAAGGAGCTGAAAGAAAAATTAATGAAAGCTCAAAGTGAAAATAGGCCGTTAACAGTTAAGTTAGGGCTTGACCCAAGTGCACCTGACATACACCTTGGTCATGCAGTAGTACTTAGAAAGATGAAGCAACTTCAGGATTTGGGACATAAGATAGTTATAATAATAGGAGATTTTACCGGAATGATAGGTGATCCAACAGGAAAATCCAAGACGCGAAAGCAGCTTACTCGAGAGCAAGTTTTAGAGAATGCCAAAACTTATAGAAAACAAATATTTAAAATACTGGATGAGGATAAAACTGATTTAAGATTTAATAGTGAGTGGCTGGCAAAATTAAATTTTAAAGATGTAATTGAGCTTGCTTCAAAATATACGGTGGCAAGAATGCTTGAACGAGAAGATTTTAAGAAGAGGTTTAAAAATCAAGAGAGTATAGGAATACATGAATTTTTTTATCCTTTAATGCAGGCTTATGATTCACTGGCTATTAAAGCAGATATTGAATTTGGTGGCACTGACCAAAGATTTAATCTTTTAATGGGAAGAAGTCTTCAGGAGGAATATGGGCAGGAGAAGCAAATAGCTATATTTATGCCGCTGCTTGAAGGAATAGATGGCAAAGATAAGATGAGCAAGAGTTTAGGTAATTACATTGGAATAGAAGAAAAACCTCAAGATATGTACGTAAAAGTCATGCAGGTACCGGATAACTTAATAATAAAGTATTTTGAATTATGCACAGATATACATCCAGATGTAATTGACGAAATTAAAGACAAACTCCAAAAAGATGAAGTTAATCCAAGGGATATTAAGATGAGGCTTGCTAGAGAAATTGTTAAATTATATCATGATGAAAAGAAATCAGAAGAAGCAGAAATGTACTTTAAAAATTTATTTCAAGAGAATAAAGTGCCCCATAACATATCTGAAATAAAAATAACATCTAATGATAATTTGATTGATGCAATTGTTAAGTTTGATTCCAAAATTTCAAAAAGTGAGGCAAGACGACTTATAAGTCAGGGTGGAGTTAAGGTCAATGAAAATAAAATTACGGATTTTAATAAGTGTGTTTTAAAAAGCAATGATGTAATTAAGATAGGTAAAAAGAAAATTGTAAGAATACTAATAAAATAA
- a CDS encoding CD3324 family protein — protein sequence MKYEKAQNILPQSIIEIIQKYTDGAYIYIPRKNENKKSWGENTETKKYLKTRNVEIFNKYSTGISIKSLSKEYFLTENSIRRIIRKQKNNCIRDFGS from the coding sequence ATGAAATATGAAAAAGCACAAAATATACTGCCCCAAAGTATAATTGAAATAATTCAAAAATACACTGATGGAGCATATATTTATATACCTAGGAAAAATGAGAATAAAAAATCTTGGGGAGAAAATACTGAAACTAAAAAATATCTTAAAACAAGAAACGTGGAGATTTTTAATAAATATTCTACTGGAATATCCATTAAAAGTCTGTCTAAAGAATATTTTTTAACAGAAAATAGTATTAGGAGAATAATTAGAAAACAAAAGAACAATTGTATACGGGATTTTGGTTCTTAA
- a CDS encoding CD3324 family protein — protein MSYIKGETILPNDLIKEIQKYVQGKYIYIPVELEKRKKWGENSGNRAYIQNRNKSIYNKYVNGYKIKDLAEEFFLSVESIKKIVYGKNK, from the coding sequence ATGAGCTATATAAAAGGTGAAACAATTTTACCCAATGATTTAATTAAAGAAATTCAAAAATACGTTCAAGGTAAATATATATATATTCCAGTTGAATTGGAAAAAAGGAAGAAGTGGGGGGAAAACTCAGGAAATCGAGCTTATATACAAAATAGGAATAAAAGCATATATAATAAATATGTTAATGGATATAAGATTAAAGATTTAGCAGAGGAGTTTTTTCTTTCAGTAGAAAGTATAAAGAAAATTGTATATGGAAAAAATAAATAG
- a CDS encoding sensor domain-containing diguanylate cyclase — translation MKQYGFVYDNFEQMQSFIYSNNIHENDNILIQVFTGVINVKFIENIISEIISILPQAEIIGTTTGGEIKGKEILTNNVVISVTIFDKVKIKSKLLNSNDNEYELGVIIAKELIEDDTKVIILFSEGVATNSFDILKGIQSINSSIPISGGKAGDNGHLKNTFVFTKEGISKNGAAAVSLTGRQLNVITEYSFGWSTIGKLMTVTKAENDRVYTIDNIKTADIYRKYLGDEVAKELPTSAYEFPLIVIKDGIKIAKVPYACNDDGSLSFLSNIEVNDKVKFGFGNVNMLIDRSLEICDRLAKRNIEALFVYSCFIRKSFMREKINLDIAPLNSIAPTLGFFTNGEFFTINNSSRVLNVSMTILGVSEGKQDCRSNGNLGAQNESQVKSSFEKEEFRTIKAFTKLVGESTKELEEANEVLRKQNCNIQKMNSITKSIFEINSEMISTCKFDNFMELMLDKILDIIKKGKIGSILLVENNRLYYKATRGYITSKIKDVTYNIKEVYDFKKIANNNLFNPIIIKSTKKPVFFNDGKFNLWRDILDEEPKEILTCCIGIDGEVAGLINIFNTDSKDDFDEEDKNIFKYICYDIAIALKNIRLLEDVLHMSRYDYLTGVYNRGYFTERFNEILDKSKNLKTTFIVCGIDLNDFKIINDTYGHEKGDEVLIKFAEIFKNEMDKDDILGRSGGDEFTVVFVNKSKKQVVETINRISNVLKNCDFGFDSDVDEISFSYGLSEFLSDSDDVRELLKMADRKMYKKKSIMKK, via the coding sequence ATGAAGCAATATGGATTTGTATATGATAATTTTGAGCAAATGCAGTCTTTCATATATAGCAATAATATACATGAAAATGATAATATATTAATTCAAGTCTTTACTGGAGTAATTAATGTAAAATTCATTGAAAATATTATAAGTGAAATAATATCTATATTGCCACAAGCAGAAATCATAGGAACAACAACAGGCGGAGAGATAAAAGGTAAGGAAATACTCACAAATAACGTTGTGATATCAGTTACTATTTTTGACAAAGTAAAAATTAAATCAAAACTTTTAAATAGTAATGATAATGAGTATGAATTGGGAGTTATTATTGCTAAGGAATTAATAGAGGATGACACAAAAGTTATTATTTTGTTTTCAGAAGGAGTAGCGACTAATAGCTTTGACATTCTTAAAGGAATACAATCAATAAATAGTAGTATTCCTATAAGTGGGGGTAAAGCTGGTGACAATGGGCATTTGAAGAACACGTTTGTTTTTACTAAGGAGGGTATTAGTAAAAATGGTGCTGCAGCTGTTTCGCTTACTGGAAGACAGCTGAATGTTATAACAGAATACAGTTTTGGTTGGTCAACTATAGGAAAGCTTATGACTGTTACTAAAGCGGAGAATGATAGAGTTTATACTATAGATAATATAAAAACCGCTGATATATATAGAAAGTATCTTGGAGATGAAGTGGCTAAAGAGCTTCCTACATCTGCATATGAATTCCCTTTAATAGTAATAAAGGATGGTATTAAAATAGCAAAAGTACCTTATGCTTGCAATGATGATGGTTCGTTAAGCTTTTTAAGTAATATTGAAGTTAATGATAAGGTAAAGTTCGGATTTGGAAACGTAAATATGTTAATAGATAGGTCTTTAGAGATATGTGATAGATTAGCAAAGAGAAATATTGAGGCTTTATTTGTTTACTCATGTTTCATAAGGAAATCTTTTATGAGAGAAAAAATTAATCTTGATATAGCGCCTCTAAATAGTATTGCCCCGACTCTTGGCTTCTTTACAAATGGAGAATTTTTTACAATTAATAATTCAAGTAGGGTACTCAATGTATCTATGACAATACTAGGAGTTTCTGAGGGAAAACAAGATTGTCGTAGTAATGGAAATTTAGGGGCTCAAAATGAAAGTCAAGTTAAAAGTTCCTTTGAGAAAGAGGAATTCAGAACAATTAAAGCATTCACAAAGCTTGTCGGGGAATCCACGAAGGAATTAGAAGAAGCTAATGAAGTGCTTAGAAAGCAAAATTGTAATATTCAAAAAATGAACAGTATAACAAAATCTATTTTTGAGATAAATAGTGAGATGATATCTACTTGCAAATTTGATAATTTTATGGAATTAATGCTGGATAAAATATTAGATATAATTAAAAAAGGCAAAATTGGGAGTATTTTATTAGTAGAAAATAATAGATTATATTATAAAGCCACTAGAGGATATATTACAAGTAAGATAAAAGATGTGACTTATAATATAAAGGAAGTGTACGACTTTAAAAAAATTGCTAATAATAATTTATTTAATCCTATAATTATTAAAAGTACTAAAAAACCTGTATTTTTTAATGACGGTAAGTTTAATTTATGGAGGGATATTTTAGATGAAGAGCCAAAAGAAATTTTAACTTGCTGTATTGGAATTGATGGAGAGGTTGCAGGTCTTATTAATATATTTAATACTGATAGTAAAGATGATTTTGATGAAGAAGACAAAAACATATTTAAGTATATATGCTATGATATTGCTATAGCTTTAAAAAACATTAGATTATTGGAAGACGTTTTGCATATGTCTAGATATGATTATTTAACAGGAGTTTATAATAGAGGGTATTTTACGGAGAGGTTCAATGAAATTTTAGATAAATCAAAGAATCTAAAAACAACTTTTATTGTATGTGGTATAGATTTAAATGACTTTAAGATTATTAATGATACATATGGTCATGAAAAAGGTGATGAAGTCTTAATAAAATTTGCAGAGATTTTTAAAAATGAAATGGATAAGGATGATATTTTAGGAAGAAGTGGCGGAGACGAATTTACAGTTGTATTTGTTAATAAGAGTAAGAAACAAGTTGTAGAGACTATAAATAGAATTTCTAATGTACTTAAGAATTGTGATTTTGGGTTTGATAGTGATGTAGATGAAATTAGTTTTTCATATGGATTATCTGAATTTTTAAGTGATTCGGATGATGTTAGGGAACTTTTAAAAATGGCAGATAGAAAAATGTATAAAAAAAAGAGTATTATGAAGAAATAA
- a CDS encoding MBL fold metallo-hydrolase produces the protein MVKISFLGTNGWFDSSTGNTVSILIETDEYYIILDGGNGISKLKQYIKKDKRVYLFLSHFHLDHISGLHTLSMNKFLKGLYIITPKGGKEILNQFIREPFTVPMEKLPFCAEIMEVSYDVNQFPFKTTFLPLKHSTFVLGVRMELEGKIITYCTDTSYCENAVTLGKNADLLITECSMRSKETTDSAIHLNPELAAEIAVKAGAKKLILTHFDASRYENIEDRKESEMKAKEIFYNTYAGLDGLELEI, from the coding sequence ATGGTAAAAATAAGTTTTTTAGGGACTAATGGTTGGTTTGATTCAAGTACGGGGAACACTGTATCAATTCTTATTGAGACTGATGAATACTATATAATTTTAGATGGTGGTAATGGAATTTCAAAACTAAAGCAGTATATTAAGAAAGATAAGCGTGTCTACTTATTCTTAAGTCATTTTCACCTCGATCATATTTCAGGATTACATACTTTATCCATGAATAAGTTTCTAAAGGGCTTATATATTATTACCCCAAAGGGTGGAAAAGAAATACTCAATCAATTTATAAGAGAGCCATTTACAGTACCTATGGAAAAGTTACCTTTTTGTGCGGAGATAATGGAAGTTTCCTATGATGTTAATCAATTCCCTTTCAAAACTACCTTTTTACCGTTAAAGCACAGTACATTTGTATTAGGAGTTAGAATGGAGCTAGAGGGCAAGATTATAACTTATTGTACAGATACTAGTTACTGTGAGAATGCTGTTACTTTAGGCAAAAACGCAGATTTGTTAATTACTGAATGCAGCATGAGATCAAAGGAAACTACTGATTCTGCTATTCATCTTAATCCAGAATTAGCTGCTGAAATTGCAGTTAAAGCAGGTGCGAAAAAACTTATTTTAACGCACTTTGATGCCAGTAGATACGAGAACATAGAGGACAGAAAAGAGTCAGAGATGAAGGCAAAAGAAATATTTTATAATACATATGCAGGGTTAGATGGGTTAGAACTTGAAATTTAA
- a CDS encoding ABC-F family ATP-binding cassette domain-containing protein, translated as MSILTVENMSHSFGDRILFKNASFRLLKREHIGLVGANGEGKSTFMKIITGELLPDEGTIEWNHKFIIGYMDQHVDLKKGDTAFVTLKSAFSKLYNIEKKINELCAELGNMDEDNMTKALNKLSNMQDILDKSNFYGINSKIQATAAGLGIKEFLDKDVSTLSGGQRTKVLLAKLLLEAPDILLLDEPTNHLDEEHIEWLKNYLINYENAFILISHDNSFLNSVVNVVYHLEHKTLTRYQGNYDYFLKLHEIRKEQLKIEYREQQNEIAKLEDYIRKNKARASTAKQAKAREKKLDKIERIEIKKNLIKPRFNFKSVKMPESMIFRASNLVIGYNSPLSKPLNLKMKRGQKIAITGANGLGKTTLLKSLLGLLEPIDGKIVLSDYKKIGYFEQEVTENTTHTVLYDVWNTFPNLTQTEVRSALAKCGLTRQHIDSPINILSGGEQAKVRLCKLINTPTNILVLDEPTNHLDIYAKDELKRALKEYNGSIILVCHEPEFYKDIVTDVWNCEDWKKQMCTLSI; from the coding sequence ATGAGTATTTTAACAGTGGAAAACATGAGCCATTCATTTGGCGATAGAATATTATTTAAGAATGCATCATTTAGATTATTAAAAAGAGAGCATATTGGCCTTGTTGGCGCTAATGGAGAAGGCAAATCAACTTTTATGAAAATCATCACAGGTGAACTTTTACCAGATGAAGGTACAATTGAATGGAACCACAAATTCATCATAGGCTATATGGATCAGCATGTTGATTTAAAAAAAGGTGACACTGCATTTGTTACCTTAAAAAGCGCATTTTCAAAATTATATAACATAGAGAAGAAAATTAATGAATTGTGTGCTGAACTTGGTAATATGGATGAAGACAATATGACTAAAGCTTTAAATAAACTCTCAAATATGCAGGATATTTTAGACAAAAGTAACTTTTACGGTATTAATTCAAAAATACAGGCTACCGCTGCCGGACTTGGCATTAAGGAATTTTTAGATAAGGATGTTTCTACTTTAAGCGGCGGACAAAGGACTAAAGTTTTACTTGCCAAATTGTTACTAGAAGCCCCAGACATTTTATTGTTAGATGAGCCAACTAACCATCTTGATGAAGAACATATAGAATGGTTAAAAAACTATTTAATAAACTATGAAAACGCATTTATATTAATATCTCATGACAACAGCTTTTTAAACAGCGTAGTAAATGTAGTTTATCATCTTGAGCATAAAACATTAACAAGATACCAAGGTAATTATGACTATTTTCTTAAACTGCATGAAATACGAAAAGAGCAGCTTAAAATTGAGTACAGAGAACAGCAGAATGAAATTGCAAAGCTTGAAGATTATATAAGAAAAAATAAAGCAAGAGCCTCAACTGCGAAACAAGCAAAAGCAAGGGAAAAAAAGTTAGATAAAATTGAAAGAATAGAAATTAAAAAGAACCTTATAAAACCTCGCTTTAACTTCAAAAGCGTAAAAATGCCAGAAAGTATGATTTTTAGAGCAAGTAACTTAGTAATTGGTTATAACAGTCCTTTGAGTAAACCTCTAAATCTAAAAATGAAAAGAGGACAAAAAATAGCAATAACAGGTGCTAATGGATTAGGTAAAACAACCCTCCTTAAAAGCTTACTTGGCCTATTAGAACCTATAGATGGCAAAATAGTTTTGAGCGATTATAAAAAAATAGGTTATTTTGAGCAGGAAGTTACAGAAAATACTACACACACAGTTTTATATGACGTTTGGAACACCTTCCCCAATTTAACTCAAACTGAAGTTAGAAGTGCTCTTGCAAAATGCGGATTAACAAGACAGCACATAGATAGTCCTATTAATATACTAAGTGGAGGTGAACAAGCAAAAGTCAGATTATGCAAACTTATCAATACACCAACTAATATACTTGTTTTGGATGAACCCACTAATCACTTAGATATTTATGCTAAAGATGAACTTAAAAGAGCTTTAAAGGAATATAACGGCAGTATAATTTTAGTATGCCATGAGCCTGAATTTTACAAAGATATAGTCACAGATGTGTGGAATTGTGAAGACTGGAAAAAGCAAATGTGCACATTATCCATATAA
- a CDS encoding zinc-dependent alcohol dehydrogenase has product MKALVYEGIRNVKVEETPDPKIEKSDDAIIRVTSTAICGSDLHLIHGFIPNLPKGFILGHETMGIVEEIGPEVTNLKKGDRVIVPAPVACGHCWYCEHGLWSQCENSNPNGEAGGILGYSNTFGGYAGGQAQFLRVPYANVGPRIIPEELEDEQVLFLTDILPTALWGVDMAGVKSGDTVVILGCGPVGLLAQKWAIFRGAKRVIAVDCIDYRLEHAKKYNNVEVVNFEKHDNTGEYLKEITHGGADSVIDCVGMDGKMSNIEKIESVLKLQGGSKSAIEMASQAVRKGGTVVLVGVYGSKYNMFPLGDFFSRNITLKMGQSPSQAYIDYILELIKAGSFDATDIITHKLPINKGEHAYKIFDGKDDNCIKVVLKPQA; this is encoded by the coding sequence ATGAAAGCATTAGTTTATGAAGGTATTAGAAATGTTAAAGTTGAAGAGACTCCAGATCCTAAAATTGAAAAAAGTGATGATGCCATTATAAGAGTAACCTCTACTGCTATTTGTGGTTCAGATCTTCACTTAATTCATGGTTTTATTCCAAACTTACCAAAAGGTTTTATACTAGGTCATGAAACTATGGGGATTGTAGAAGAAATAGGGCCAGAAGTTACCAACTTAAAAAAGGGTGATAGAGTTATTGTCCCTGCACCTGTTGCCTGTGGACATTGCTGGTACTGTGAACATGGTTTATGGAGTCAATGCGAAAATTCAAATCCAAATGGAGAAGCAGGAGGAATTCTCGGTTACAGTAATACATTTGGAGGCTATGCTGGAGGGCAGGCTCAATTCTTAAGAGTACCTTATGCCAATGTTGGACCAAGAATTATCCCTGAAGAATTGGAGGATGAGCAAGTTCTATTCTTAACTGACATACTTCCAACTGCACTTTGGGGTGTAGACATGGCTGGAGTAAAGTCAGGAGATACTGTAGTAATATTAGGCTGCGGACCTGTAGGATTACTTGCACAAAAATGGGCTATATTTAGAGGTGCAAAAAGAGTCATTGCCGTAGATTGCATAGATTATAGATTAGAACATGCAAAAAAATATAACAACGTAGAAGTAGTAAACTTTGAGAAACACGACAATACAGGAGAATACCTAAAAGAAATTACTCACGGCGGAGCAGATTCTGTAATTGACTGTGTTGGAATGGATGGTAAAATGTCTAACATTGAAAAAATAGAAAGTGTTCTAAAACTTCAAGGTGGCTCAAAATCAGCTATAGAAATGGCATCACAAGCAGTAAGAAAAGGTGGTACCGTAGTACTAGTTGGCGTTTATGGTTCCAAATATAATATGTTTCCTCTAGGCGATTTCTTTTCTAGAAATATAACATTAAAAATGGGGCAATCTCCCTCCCAAGCTTATATCGACTATATTTTAGAATTAATTAAAGCTGGTTCATTTGATGCTACAGATATAATAACTCACAAACTTCCTATTAATAAAGGAGAGCATGCTTACAAAATCTTTGATGGTAAGGATGATAACTGCATAAAAGTTGTACTGAAACCTCAAGCTTAG
- a CDS encoding alpha/beta fold hydrolase, translated as MKLKIKNAYINYEIVGSGIPIIMIHGYYADHRLMMGCMESIFKHKEKYKRIYVDLPGMGKSDSAEWINNSDDMLQAVENFIDEVIPGENFLLVGESYGGYISRGLVYKMADRIDGIAMICPIIIPNFKNRNVPQHTVLIKDKEVLSKLKVEDAEDFNSTMVVQNKKIYNRYRNEIIAGFEAADHEFLQSIMQNGYGFSFDVDKLDKKFDEPALILSGRQDSCAGYKDTWSILENFPRATFAVVDMAGHNMQIEKEEVFNLLVEEWLKSVRDI; from the coding sequence ATGAAACTTAAGATAAAAAACGCTTATATAAATTATGAAATAGTGGGAAGTGGGATACCCATTATTATGATACATGGATATTATGCAGATCACAGATTAATGATGGGCTGCATGGAGTCCATATTTAAGCATAAAGAAAAATACAAAAGGATATATGTTGATTTGCCAGGTATGGGTAAGTCAGATAGTGCAGAATGGATTAATAACTCTGATGATATGCTTCAAGCTGTGGAGAATTTTATTGATGAGGTTATTCCAGGTGAAAATTTTTTACTTGTAGGTGAGTCCTATGGGGGATACATTTCTAGAGGATTAGTATATAAAATGGCTGATAGAATTGATGGTATCGCTATGATTTGCCCAATTATAATACCAAATTTTAAAAATCGAAATGTCCCTCAGCATACTGTTTTGATAAAAGATAAAGAAGTGCTATCTAAATTAAAGGTAGAAGATGCAGAGGATTTTAATTCAACTATGGTAGTTCAAAATAAAAAAATATATAATAGATATAGAAATGAAATAATAGCTGGCTTTGAGGCTGCAGATCATGAGTTTTTGCAAAGCATTATGCAAAATGGCTATGGATTTTCATTTGATGTGGATAAGCTAGATAAAAAATTTGATGAACCGGCGCTTATATTATCGGGAAGACAAGATAGCTGTGCTGGTTATAAGGATACATGGAGCATATTAGAGAACTTTCCGAGAGCAACTTTTGCGGTAGTGGATATGGCAGGACATAATATGCAAATAGAGAAGGAAGAAGTATTTAACCTGTTAGTTGAGGAATGGCTTAAGAGTGTGAGAGATATTTAA